A single window of Flavipsychrobacter sp. DNA harbors:
- a CDS encoding Ig-like domain-containing protein: MVILLHLQTFAGEVITIDNDNPLRPTLSVVLTKMQLLNIKAQGLGHGKELLGLYMIVDKEAAKVAVAGRYSLKDTRLYYTPMYDLGYDMHFVAKAKTGNEQEVVKNYHTPENPRSVNKAAVVSAYPIADTIPYNTLYFHVRFSQPMLEDKHAYKYIKMYDEQGVERPRAWRQKSFWLDDGKLLVLMIHPGRVKNGIHYESPLFDSGKYYRLEVLQNIKDANGNRLKEAYEQRYYVTGQDREIPKMNKYFIKQPSSNTKEPIKIYFSEGMDNASVVDGVKVLDGDGNVVECKVREGSTDDYFTVTPINTWGKGSYTLELKGSVSDYSGNRINRLFEIKNAREIEKDALVNKWEFEVR, encoded by the coding sequence ATGGTTATATTACTTCATCTGCAAACTTTTGCAGGTGAAGTAATAACTATTGATAACGACAATCCTCTTCGCCCTACTTTATCTGTAGTGCTAACTAAAATGCAACTGCTTAATATTAAAGCGCAAGGACTAGGTCATGGAAAAGAGTTGTTAGGCTTGTATATGATAGTTGATAAGGAGGCTGCTAAGGTAGCTGTAGCAGGTAGGTATAGCTTAAAAGATACTCGGTTGTATTATACCCCAATGTATGATCTAGGTTACGATATGCATTTTGTTGCAAAAGCTAAAACGGGTAATGAACAAGAAGTTGTCAAAAACTATCACACGCCTGAAAATCCGCGTTCTGTAAATAAAGCGGCAGTGGTAAGTGCCTATCCTATAGCAGATACAATACCGTATAATACACTTTATTTTCATGTGCGGTTTAGCCAGCCAATGTTGGAGGATAAACATGCTTATAAGTATATAAAAATGTATGACGAGCAAGGTGTAGAGCGTCCACGAGCATGGAGACAGAAATCCTTTTGGCTAGATGATGGTAAGTTGTTGGTATTGATGATTCATCCTGGTAGGGTAAAGAACGGCATCCATTATGAAAGTCCATTGTTTGATTCTGGTAAATACTATAGACTGGAGGTATTGCAAAATATTAAAGATGCAAATGGTAACAGGCTAAAGGAAGCCTATGAACAGCGATATTATGTAACAGGACAAGATAGGGAGATACCCAAAATGAATAAATACTTTATCAAGCAGCCATCTTCTAACACTAAAGAGCCTATAAAAATATACTTCTCAGAAGGTATGGATAATGCCTCTGTTGTAGATGGGGTAAAAGTATTGGACGGTGACGGCAATGTGGTAGAGTGTAAGGTAAGAGAAGGAAGTACAGACGACTATTTTACTGTTACGCCTATAAATACATGGGGAAAAGGTAGTTATACTTTGGAATTGAAAGGCTCTGTTTCTGATTATTCAGGGAATAGGATCAACAGACTTTTCGAAATAAAAAATGCCCGAGAAATAGAAAAAGATGCTCTAGTGAATAAATGGGAATTTGAGGTAAGGTAG
- a CDS encoding T9SS type A sorting domain-containing protein, which translates to MKKLLLPVFLCMGMSAMAQNSLLSSPTTGTIMSLTMSKIHMVSNGTDVVLCIGDNTAIYAVDIVDNDASKAAANTITSIPNFVTDKLNPLVGQSVNVLDMEVNPISKSVYILGQGGPAKYIFKVENNGANVSIVDLSNATYSLLSWKGSLAVNDITYGNNTLYVSSGDFSLNGELGWMAPPFAHNGTFTKRATTLFKSNWGGQYLTTAPLETLTFGTVDGKNRLMGVTTCAPGFSIDAATLSGSGVLTVTEDFNVHQGQTKKVAFMHHDGKDWLFDLHDDKVYRIGKKYLDGSQVTANKYDNNATMLRDNTGKVAASLPADDMKEMSTGTYTTMALWDNYRLLLLEKGTTGALTLSKMSTETPPPTSVTTVTNNTTVSIYPNPASNNVTITLPQNEVNATATIISIDGKVVSSQKISAHKATMNVSTLNAGIYTVNVTLSSGAVISNKLTVK; encoded by the coding sequence ATGAAAAAACTATTACTACCGGTTTTCTTATGTATGGGTATGTCTGCCATGGCACAAAACTCGTTGTTGAGCAGCCCCACTACAGGAACCATCATGTCGCTAACTATGAGTAAAATACACATGGTTTCCAATGGTACTGATGTTGTTTTATGTATTGGGGACAATACTGCGATCTATGCAGTGGATATTGTAGATAATGATGCTTCTAAAGCAGCAGCTAATACAATTACATCTATCCCCAATTTTGTAACGGATAAATTAAATCCACTTGTAGGGCAGAGCGTTAACGTCTTGGATATGGAAGTGAACCCGATCTCTAAATCAGTATACATATTGGGTCAAGGTGGTCCTGCAAAGTATATTTTTAAAGTAGAGAATAACGGAGCTAATGTTTCTATTGTTGACTTGAGCAATGCAACCTATAGTTTACTTTCATGGAAAGGTAGCCTTGCTGTAAACGATATCACATACGGTAACAATACCTTGTATGTTTCTTCTGGAGACTTTTCTTTGAATGGAGAGCTAGGTTGGATGGCTCCGCCATTTGCACACAATGGTACTTTTACAAAACGTGCTACAACTTTATTTAAGTCGAACTGGGGTGGACAATATCTTACAACAGCACCTTTAGAAACACTTACATTTGGTACTGTAGATGGTAAAAATCGTTTGATGGGCGTAACTACATGCGCTCCTGGTTTTTCAATAGATGCGGCTACGCTTTCAGGTTCAGGTGTATTAACAGTAACAGAAGACTTTAATGTTCACCAAGGGCAAACTAAAAAGGTAGCGTTCATGCACCATGATGGTAAAGACTGGTTGTTCGACCTTCATGATGATAAAGTTTACCGTATAGGTAAAAAATATCTGGACGGTAGCCAAGTAACTGCTAATAAGTATGATAACAATGCAACAATGCTAAGAGACAATACTGGTAAAGTAGCAGCCTCTTTGCCTGCTGATGATATGAAGGAGATGAGTACAGGTACCTATACTACTATGGCGCTTTGGGATAACTATCGCCTATTGTTGTTAGAGAAAGGTACTACAGGTGCATTGACATTATCTAAGATGTCTACTGAAACACCTCCTCCAACAAGTGTAACAACAGTTACTAATAATACTACAGTATCTATATACCCTAATCCTGCATCAAACAATGTAACGATCACATTGCCTCAAAATGAAGTGAATGCTACAGCTACTATTATTTCTATAGATGGTAAGGTTGTATCGTCTCAAAAAATAAGTGCACATAAAGCAACAATGAATGTTAGTACGCTTAATGCTGGTATATATACAGTCAATGTTACTTTATCTAGCGGTGCTGTTATTTCTAATAAATTGACGGTTAAATAA
- a CDS encoding GyrI-like domain-containing protein: MEIKMQPPVKVMYTTVKTTLLDMEQYVGKTPMALKEECERLGLTTNGLQHWVYFGASGDPHNEFELQICLEVEGEAPSDKYQFQELPEFKCVTTMHIGSWDNFAATYEKFVPQIGVEGHTLSNVSREVYLTVDFDNPENNRTEIQVGVV, from the coding sequence ATGGAAATCAAAATGCAACCTCCTGTAAAGGTGATGTACACAACTGTGAAAACAACGCTGCTAGATATGGAGCAGTATGTAGGCAAAACACCAATGGCACTTAAAGAAGAGTGTGAGCGACTTGGTTTAACAACAAATGGTCTTCAGCACTGGGTCTATTTTGGTGCAAGCGGAGATCCGCACAATGAGTTTGAATTGCAAATATGCCTTGAAGTGGAGGGAGAGGCTCCCTCTGATAAATATCAATTTCAAGAGCTGCCTGAATTTAAATGTGTAACAACAATGCATATTGGCTCTTGGGACAACTTTGCAGCCACTTACGAAAAGTTCGTTCCTCAAATTGGAGTTGAAGGACATACGCTAAGCAATGTTAGTAGAGAAGTATACTTAACTGTAGACTTTGATAACCCTGAAAATAATAGAACCGAAATTCAAGTTGGTGTTGTATAG
- a CDS encoding YafY family protein: protein MNRLDRITAILIQLQSRKVVKAQDIAERFDISLRTVYRDVKSLEQAGIPIIGEAGVGYSIMDGYRLPPVMFTHEEAAAFLTAEKLVDKLTDKRTASQYKDALYKIKAVLRSDEKGLLENIEDVIHVYKTPQADRPSYMFELLKSISDKKAVSIEYYANYSEETSIRVVEPVGIYFIGSYWHLVAWCTLRNDYRDFRLDRIQHLQNTDQKFTQKKLSLTQYINTYRNENELIKVVVSFDKRVAKYIQEQKLYFGFVSEEKKGDKVEVTFLTPSLHYFAKWLISFIKEATVIKPAALKEEVKRHISLLQEHYK, encoded by the coding sequence ATGAATAGATTAGACAGAATAACAGCCATACTCATACAGCTGCAATCTCGAAAAGTGGTAAAAGCGCAGGATATAGCTGAGCGTTTTGATATCAGTTTGCGTACTGTATATAGAGATGTTAAGTCGCTAGAGCAGGCAGGTATACCTATTATAGGAGAGGCCGGTGTGGGCTATAGTATCATGGATGGCTACCGATTGCCTCCTGTAATGTTTACTCATGAGGAGGCTGCTGCATTTCTTACAGCAGAAAAACTAGTAGATAAGCTTACCGATAAACGTACCGCATCTCAATATAAAGATGCATTGTATAAGATAAAGGCAGTATTGCGTAGTGACGAAAAGGGTTTATTGGAGAATATTGAGGATGTGATACATGTTTATAAAACACCGCAGGCTGATAGACCAAGCTATATGTTTGAGTTGTTGAAAAGTATCAGTGATAAAAAAGCAGTATCCATAGAGTATTATGCTAATTATTCCGAAGAAACATCAATAAGGGTAGTAGAGCCTGTAGGAATATATTTCATAGGTAGCTACTGGCATTTAGTAGCATGGTGCACTTTAAGAAACGATTACAGAGATTTTAGACTAGATAGGATACAGCATCTGCAAAATACAGATCAAAAATTCACACAAAAGAAGCTTTCTCTAACTCAGTACATCAATACCTATAGGAATGAAAACGAGTTGATAAAAGTAGTCGTGTCCTTTGATAAAAGAGTAGCCAAGTATATACAGGAACAAAAACTATACTTCGGCTTTGTGAGCGAAGAGAAGAAAGGAGATAAAGTAGAGGTTACCTTTTTAACGCCGTCATTACACTATTTTGCTAAATGGTTGATCAGCTTTATAAAGGAAGCTACTGTCATAAAACCCGCTGCACTTAAAGAAGAAGTAAAACGTCATATATCCTTACTTCAGGAACATTATAAATAA
- a CDS encoding acyl-CoA desaturase, producing MSGSTIAKEEKLQIVKFAPKGKESFIDAVKREVEAYFNDRNIAKHGNLKMYTKTVAMLAMYFVPYALIISGVASSTSMVLYYASWVLMGIGIAGVGCSVMHDSNHGSYSPYKGLNTFMGASLNILGGYARNWIIQHNILHHTYTNLKGLDEDIEAGDLIRMSPHSKWRPMHRYQHLYAWLLYGIMNIYWVVAKDFLTIFRYHKNGLLRKQKISLTRAIVELSIYKVIYFGYTLVLPLMLLDIAWYHVVLGFVAMHLMGGFLLAVIFQVAHVMEESEFPEMPVDRKMENSWAIHQVINTVNFAPRSPLVTWFVGGLNYQIEHHLFPQICHVHYPDLSDIVKAKAKEYNIPYSVQPTFMRAIMEHKNMLKKLGTGYTG from the coding sequence ATGTCAGGAAGTACAATTGCAAAAGAAGAGAAATTACAGATTGTAAAGTTTGCCCCTAAAGGGAAAGAAAGTTTTATAGATGCTGTAAAGAGAGAAGTGGAAGCATATTTCAACGACAGAAATATTGCTAAACATGGCAATCTGAAGATGTACACAAAAACAGTAGCCATGCTGGCTATGTATTTTGTGCCTTATGCTTTGATAATTAGCGGTGTTGCTTCTTCTACAAGCATGGTACTTTATTATGCATCTTGGGTGCTAATGGGAATAGGCATAGCAGGCGTTGGTTGCTCAGTAATGCACGATTCTAACCATGGTTCTTACTCTCCGTACAAAGGTCTTAACACTTTTATGGGAGCATCGCTTAATATACTAGGGGGCTACGCTCGTAACTGGATCATTCAACACAACATATTACACCATACTTATACTAACCTTAAAGGTCTGGATGAAGATATTGAGGCAGGTGACCTGATCAGAATGTCGCCACATAGCAAATGGAGACCAATGCACCGTTACCAACACCTATATGCATGGTTGCTATATGGTATCATGAATATATACTGGGTAGTAGCTAAAGACTTCCTGACCATCTTCCGTTATCATAAGAATGGTCTATTGCGCAAGCAAAAAATATCTTTGACCAGAGCTATTGTAGAATTAAGCATTTATAAGGTTATCTATTTTGGGTATACGCTGGTACTTCCGCTTATGCTCTTAGATATAGCTTGGTATCATGTAGTACTGGGTTTTGTGGCTATGCACTTGATGGGTGGTTTTTTACTAGCCGTTATTTTCCAGGTAGCACACGTAATGGAAGAATCAGAATTCCCAGAGATGCCTGTAGATCGTAAAATGGAAAATAGCTGGGCAATTCATCAGGTGATCAATACTGTTAACTTTGCACCACGTAGCCCTTTGGTCACTTGGTTTGTAGGTGGTCTTAACTATCAGATAGAGCATCATTTATTCCCTCAAATATGCCATGTTCACTACCCTGACCTATCGGATATAGTAAAGGCTAAAGCAAAGGAATACAATATACCATACTCTGTTCAGCCAACTTTTATGCGTGCTATCATGGAGCATAAAAATATGCTCAAGAAGCTAGGCACGGGTTATACAGGATAA
- a CDS encoding DUF3817 domain-containing protein, with amino-acid sequence MHLKTNTGRLRVVALFEGISLLVLLFITVPMKYVWGNPIGSEVIGPIHGILFILYVLLTFSVAGDHSWKFFKTTWLVLLASFIPFGTFYVDSKILKPIDKK; translated from the coding sequence ATGCATTTAAAAACAAATACAGGCAGACTTAGAGTTGTTGCTCTTTTTGAAGGTATATCATTGTTGGTATTGTTATTTATTACTGTACCTATGAAGTATGTATGGGGCAACCCCATTGGCTCTGAGGTAATAGGACCGATACACGGCATTCTATTTATACTTTATGTATTACTGACCTTTAGCGTAGCGGGAGATCATAGCTGGAAGTTCTTCAAAACAACATGGCTTGTGCTGCTTGCCAGCTTTATACCTTTCGGTACTTTTTATGTAGATAGTAAAATATTGAAGCCAATAGATAAGAAGTAG
- a CDS encoding alpha/beta hydrolase-fold protein, protein MKKYKCLVVLLLLVQLGKAQEGSLEVETTSPFVLGKTIEVYSKQLKEYRKLNVYFPNGYREDRVSNYPVIYLLDGSAEEDFIHIAGLLQFANYPWVNYAPQAILIGIENVDRKRDFTFPTRNIEDKKDFPTTGGSVSFMNFLEYELQPFVKEHYSQNDTSIIIGQSLGGLLATEILLKRPFLFSHYIIVSPSLWWDDESLLKGKPQSLKDEKKVYIAVGEEGEVMERTAKELVEKLAHDTQKCTVNIDHIEQHNHANILHLAVYKGFRKMFSSKDK, encoded by the coding sequence ATGAAAAAGTATAAGTGTTTAGTAGTCTTGTTATTATTGGTGCAGTTAGGTAAAGCACAAGAAGGGAGCTTAGAGGTTGAAACAACGTCCCCATTTGTATTAGGTAAGACTATAGAAGTATACTCTAAGCAGCTAAAAGAGTATAGGAAACTGAATGTCTACTTCCCGAATGGCTATAGAGAAGATAGAGTAAGCAATTATCCGGTAATTTATTTGTTAGATGGTTCTGCAGAGGAGGATTTTATACATATAGCAGGCTTGTTGCAGTTTGCCAACTATCCATGGGTCAATTACGCGCCACAAGCAATATTAATAGGTATAGAGAATGTAGATAGAAAAAGAGATTTTACCTTCCCTACCAGAAATATTGAGGATAAAAAAGATTTTCCGACGACAGGAGGCTCTGTCTCTTTTATGAATTTTTTGGAATACGAGCTACAGCCATTTGTAAAAGAGCATTATTCACAGAACGATACCAGCATTATTATTGGGCAGTCTTTAGGCGGTCTGTTAGCCACGGAAATATTATTGAAGCGTCCTTTCTTGTTCAGTCATTATATTATTGTTAGCCCTAGCTTATGGTGGGATGATGAGTCCTTATTGAAGGGGAAACCGCAATCGCTTAAGGACGAAAAGAAGGTGTATATAGCAGTTGGAGAAGAAGGGGAGGTTATGGAACGTACTGCTAAGGAATTGGTAGAAAAGCTAGCCCATGATACGCAAAAATGTACAGTTAATATTGACCATATCGAACAGCATAACCATGCTAATATTTTACACTTAGCAGTATATAAAGGGTTTAGGAAAATGTTTTCTTCAAAGGATAAGTAG
- a CDS encoding SDR family oxidoreductase, producing MKKLENKAAIVTGAASGIGEAIAKLFAQEGAKVVVSDIDIEGARRVVNEIENDGGIATAVQANVAKEADVSNLIDAAVTTYGTLDILVNNAGIMDNFVTAAALTDEYWDKIMTVNVTSVMRTTRKALSIFLPKEKGVIVNIASVGGLYGSRAGAAYTASKHAVVGFTKNVGYQYAPKGIRCNAIAPGGVETNIGATIDNPDAFGMERSMAGMAINPRMGKPEELAKVALFLASEDASFVNGTVVTADSGWTAY from the coding sequence ATGAAAAAGTTAGAAAATAAAGCAGCTATAGTAACAGGTGCAGCTTCTGGTATAGGCGAAGCAATAGCAAAATTGTTTGCACAGGAAGGGGCAAAAGTCGTGGTCTCAGACATAGATATAGAAGGCGCACGACGCGTTGTAAATGAAATTGAAAACGATGGAGGAATAGCTACAGCAGTGCAGGCAAATGTAGCAAAGGAAGCTGATGTTAGTAATCTTATAGATGCAGCAGTGACTACCTATGGTACTTTGGATATATTAGTGAACAATGCAGGCATCATGGATAATTTTGTAACTGCGGCAGCGCTTACTGATGAGTATTGGGATAAGATAATGACAGTGAATGTGACTAGCGTAATGCGTACTACAAGGAAAGCATTATCTATATTCCTGCCTAAGGAAAAAGGCGTTATCGTAAACATTGCATCGGTAGGAGGTTTGTATGGCTCAAGAGCGGGAGCTGCTTATACCGCATCCAAGCATGCAGTAGTAGGTTTTACCAAGAATGTAGGTTATCAATACGCACCTAAAGGCATTAGGTGCAATGCTATTGCTCCCGGAGGAGTAGAAACAAATATTGGTGCCACTATTGATAATCCTGATGCTTTTGGTATGGAGCGATCTATGGCGGGCATGGCTATTAACCCTAGAATGGGGAAGCCTGAAGAATTGGCCAAAGTAGCATTATTCTTAGCTTCTGAAGATGCCTCTTTTGTAAATGGTACTGTTGTGACGGCTGACTCAGGTTGGACAGCTTATTAA
- a CDS encoding YHS domain-containing protein — protein MKFRILAFGLLVAFASCNNEASTENETTATEEAVTEETSAVAANVDPVCGMTHDSSWEEYSVTDGDTTWFCSSTCKAAFEGNPAKYQKQEEHDGHEGHEEHDEHAGHNH, from the coding sequence ATGAAATTTAGAATATTAGCATTTGGGCTATTAGTAGCTTTTGCATCATGTAATAACGAAGCATCTACTGAAAATGAAACAACTGCAACCGAAGAAGCGGTAACAGAGGAAACTTCTGCTGTGGCTGCAAATGTAGATCCTGTTTGTGGTATGACACATGATAGTTCTTGGGAAGAATATAGTGTTACTGATGGAGATACTACATGGTTTTGTAGCAGTACTTGCAAGGCTGCATTTGAAGGTAACCCTGCAAAATACCAAAAGCAAGAAGAGCATGATGGCCACGAAGGACATGAGGAGCATGACGAACATGCAGGTCATAACCACTAG